A stretch of Peteryoungia algae DNA encodes these proteins:
- a CDS encoding TetR/AcrR family transcriptional regulator, with amino-acid sequence MARQKSYHHGDLRQALIDTGLTMLEEHGLEGLTLRKLAARVGVSHAAPEHHFPSLRHLMTAFAVEGFRQFAASMRSAMAVAPDDPAGQLRAASRGYLAFASSRPHLFRLMFTASRLDWDDPAIGPTASAAHAVLVEISVPVAKRMKLDTPEGRAAVEQLVWSQIHGHAHLMIDGKLQQGGGGGTGCEPFAAPLDLASVLLPE; translated from the coding sequence ATGGCGAGACAAAAATCCTATCACCATGGCGATCTGCGCCAGGCTCTCATCGACACCGGGCTCACCATGCTCGAAGAGCATGGCCTGGAAGGCCTGACGCTGCGCAAGCTGGCCGCGCGTGTCGGCGTGTCCCATGCGGCTCCCGAACATCATTTTCCGTCGCTGCGCCACCTGATGACGGCCTTTGCCGTCGAGGGATTTCGTCAGTTTGCAGCCTCGATGCGCTCGGCCATGGCGGTGGCGCCCGATGATCCGGCAGGGCAGTTGCGTGCAGCCTCCCGCGGCTACCTCGCCTTTGCCTCGTCCCGGCCGCATCTCTTCAGGCTGATGTTCACGGCCAGCCGGCTTGACTGGGACGATCCGGCCATCGGCCCGACTGCCAGTGCCGCCCATGCGGTCCTGGTGGAAATCTCGGTTCCGGTTGCGAAACGCATGAAGCTGGATACACCTGAGGGCAGGGCGGCCGTCGAGCAACTCGTCTGGTCACAGATCCACGGCCATGCGCATCTGATGATCGACGGCAAGCTTCAGCAGGGCGGCGGCGGCGGCACCGGCTGTGAGCCGTTTGCGGCGCCGCTGGATCTGGCAAGTGTGTTGTTACCGGAGTGA
- a CDS encoding ABA4-like family protein produces the protein MSPDTVFSTTSSTAMAGWLLLILAPRWPALIGFIRCGLIGALSLTYAVLIFVYFFRVEGGGFGSIAEVRTLFLDDPVLVAGWVHYLAFDLFIGTWIAVEADRRGYNRLLQAPMLVATFMFGPLGLLLFFITRASEMALTARKA, from the coding sequence ATGTCCCCCGACACCGTGTTTTCGACCACCAGCAGCACTGCCATGGCCGGCTGGCTCCTGCTCATTCTGGCACCCCGCTGGCCCGCCCTCATCGGGTTCATCCGATGCGGACTGATCGGCGCGCTATCGCTCACCTATGCCGTCCTGATCTTCGTCTATTTCTTCCGCGTCGAGGGCGGCGGCTTCGGCTCGATTGCCGAGGTGCGGACCCTGTTCCTGGACGATCCGGTGCTGGTCGCAGGCTGGGTCCACTACCTCGCCTTCGACCTGTTCATCGGCACCTGGATCGCCGTCGAGGCCGACAGGCGCGGCTACAACCGGCTGCTGCAGGCGCCGATGCTGGTCGCGACCTTCATGTTCGGCCCGCTCGGCCTCCTGCTGTTCTTCATCACCCGCGCCAGCGAAATGGCGCTCACCGCCCGAAAGGCCTGA